A genomic stretch from Deinococcus sp. LM3 includes:
- a CDS encoding DUF1963 domain-containing protein — MQTYLEYSEEGGSAHKFYEARVDDCTLTLRYGRIGTDGQTQVKTFASPQAAAAEAMKKLAEKRRKGYVEATPGEREKRNVPQPALRLPRALSPYRGVLEATVRPSVRLSGVRAPARPWSSKLGGVPYRLLGTDAPLSRDGHPLTFLAQLNLAEFPALPGFPAQGIVQFFIRDDDYYGANFEGSLDATSLGDAANFRVLYHPEVVQDTARLELAAPAYQPDPDGNGLPHDPAQEFVLRGELMSGPVTGDDRLFEHLVGQSLWQLGGEMEEDGEADPLTDRYARLAGAGHKLGGYPNFTQQDPRRPEDPHVLLFQLDSDDDLDMMWGDVGIANFFIPPDDLARGDFSRVAYHWDCC; from the coding sequence ATGCAGACGTACCTGGAGTACAGCGAGGAGGGCGGAAGCGCCCACAAGTTCTACGAGGCGCGGGTAGACGACTGCACCCTGACCCTCCGGTACGGGCGCATCGGCACAGACGGCCAGACCCAGGTGAAGACGTTCGCCTCCCCACAGGCGGCCGCCGCAGAAGCCATGAAGAAACTCGCTGAGAAGCGCAGGAAGGGGTACGTGGAGGCCACACCGGGCGAGCGGGAGAAGCGGAACGTTCCGCAGCCTGCTCTGCGGCTTCCCAGGGCCCTGTCACCCTACCGGGGCGTGCTGGAGGCGACTGTGCGCCCCTCCGTGCGACTGAGCGGGGTCCGGGCTCCGGCCCGGCCCTGGTCCAGCAAACTCGGCGGTGTGCCGTACCGACTGCTCGGCACCGACGCGCCACTCTCGCGGGATGGGCACCCGCTCACCTTCCTGGCCCAGCTGAACTTGGCTGAGTTTCCGGCGCTGCCCGGCTTCCCGGCCCAGGGAATCGTGCAGTTCTTCATCCGCGACGACGACTATTACGGCGCGAATTTCGAGGGCAGCCTCGACGCGACCTCCCTTGGGGACGCTGCCAACTTCCGGGTGCTGTATCACCCGGAAGTGGTGCAGGATACCGCCCGCCTGGAACTCGCGGCGCCTGCCTACCAGCCGGACCCGGACGGGAACGGCCTGCCTCATGACCCTGCCCAGGAGTTCGTGCTGCGCGGGGAGCTGATGTCCGGGCCAGTGACCGGTGACGACCGGCTTTTTGAGCACCTCGTGGGGCAGTCGTTGTGGCAACTCGGTGGGGAGATGGAGGAGGACGGTGAAGCGGACCCGTTGACGGACCGCTACGCCCGGCTCGCTGGGGCGGGGCATAAGCTCGGGGGCTACCCCAACTTCACCCAGCAGGATCCGCGTCGGCCAGAGGATCCCCATGTGCTGCTGTTCCAGCTTGACAGCGATGACGACCTGGACATGATGTGGGGGGACGTGGGCATCGCGAACTTCTTCATTCCCCCGGATGACCTGGCGCGGGGAGACTTCAGTCGTGTCGCATACCACTGGGACTGCTGCTGA
- a CDS encoding winged helix-turn-helix domain-containing protein, translating to MKQIPLTAPLAHDADTFWHLYRASTCAVERRRAQLFALLAEGRPVPEILQVTRYNRVTVYGLVKRYREQGLAGLRDARHANQGAPRLLTAEQQQTLAARLHADFEQGIVWSGKDVQDWLQQQYGMSVHLGRTYEFLRAAGFTPQRPRPRHVGGDEAAKEAFKTKS from the coding sequence ATCAAACAGATACCTCTGACCGCTCCTCTCGCGCATGACGCTGACACCTTCTGGCATCTCTACCGGGCCAGTACCTGTGCCGTCGAACGACGCAGAGCTCAACTCTTCGCACTCCTCGCAGAAGGACGCCCCGTGCCAGAGATCCTTCAAGTGACCCGGTACAACCGGGTCACGGTCTACGGACTGGTCAAGCGCTACCGCGAACAGGGACTCGCTGGCCTCCGTGACGCGCGTCACGCCAACCAGGGCGCTCCCCGCCTCCTGACGGCCGAGCAACAACAGACCCTGGCCGCCCGACTGCACGCTGACTTCGAGCAGGGCATCGTCTGGTCCGGTAAAGACGTTCAAGACTGGCTTCAGCAGCAGTACGGAATGTCCGTCCATCTCGGGCGCACCTATGAATTCCTACGGGCGGCGGGCTTCACGCCTCAACGCCCTCGACCCCGGCACGTTGGCGGCGATGAGGCCGCCAAGGAAGCGTTCAAAACAAAGTCCTGA
- a CDS encoding IS630 family transposase produces the protein MTETLRLAERLVPRVSLWCMDEHRIGLKPIRRSMWAPTGQPLTCPVQPGYEWLYVYAFVNPESGESLFWLIPVVNKQAYGAVMAAFAQKVGAGADHRVLVVQDGAGFHLPPDDGHPDGIQTVTLPPYSPELQPAERLWELTDVPIANRAFKSIKEVEAALSERCVWLEAQPDLVTRHTLFHWWPLLAN, from the coding sequence CTGACCGAGACGCTCCGCCTGGCGGAGCGTCTCGTACCGCGTGTCTCTCTGTGGTGCATGGATGAACATCGAATCGGGCTCAAACCGATCCGGCGTTCCATGTGGGCGCCGACGGGGCAGCCGTTGACCTGTCCAGTTCAGCCTGGATACGAGTGGTTGTATGTATACGCGTTTGTCAATCCGGAGAGCGGCGAGAGCTTGTTCTGGTTGATCCCGGTGGTGAACAAACAGGCGTACGGGGCCGTCATGGCGGCGTTTGCGCAGAAGGTCGGCGCTGGCGCCGACCATCGGGTGTTGGTCGTTCAGGATGGGGCCGGTTTCCATCTTCCACCGGATGACGGGCATCCTGATGGCATTCAGACCGTGACGTTGCCGCCGTACTCGCCGGAATTGCAGCCAGCGGAACGGCTGTGGGAGTTGACGGATGTACCGATTGCGAATCGAGCGTTCAAGAGCATCAAGGAGGTGGAGGCTGCCCTCTCGGAACGCTGTGTCTGGTTGGAGGCTCAACCTGATCTGGTCACTCGGCACACGCTCTTCCACTGGTGGCCTCTGTTGGCTAATTAA